TGGCCGTTGAGATCATCCATGGCACGCGCATGTTCGCGATCGCGCCGTGCACTCTCCTGTTCAAAGCGAACCTGCAAATCTTGCAGCTGTTGGGACGTCGTTTGCAACGTCTGTTCCAGCTGTTCGATCCGCTGTTGTTGCCATTGGGTCTGTTGAGCATGTTGGGCATCGTTGGCGGCAAGTGTTTCATGCCGCATCAAATCAACGATTTCACGGTTTTCGGCAATCACTTGCTGCTTTTCAATCTCCTTGGCCCCCAGTTGCGTCCGCAGTTCGCTTTCGGTCGCACGACTTTCACGAAGCGATTGCTCCAAAGCATCGATCCGTTCGCTGAGCCTGTCGACATGTTGGCGATGGCGGCGATAGATCTCGGCAAAGCGGTCGATCCCGTCACCCGCAACTTCATTCCCTTGACGCGGCTCCGACGCGTCACCGACAAACGCGTTTAGGACCGCATCGCGTTTCGCTTCCACCGATTGCTGTGGTTCCGTTTCTTCGGTCGTCGCGGCGACTTTGGCGTCGGTATTCCAAGACGCTTCAGAACGTCGGGATTTCTCGCGAGCCCGCAGCAGCGCAGGATAATTGATATCGACCGCCAAGCGTTTACTGAACGGTTCGAGAACTCGAGCAACTTCCGCAGCCGTTGCATACCGCTGCTCTGGCTTGCGACGCAACATCCGCTTGATGATCGGCAGCAATTCGACGGGCAGGTCATCGCGGCGATCTAACAGTCGCGCGATGGCAGTCTTGGAACTCGGATAAAGATCGGGCGATTCATCGCTGGGGGGACGACCGCACAAGGCCAAGAAGAAGGTACAACCCAACGAATAGATGTCGGTTCGCGGATCGATCGGATAGTCGCTGACCGATTGTTCGGGCGCCGCAAACCGCTCGGTCCCACGTCGTTTTCGCATCGAAAACCCAAACGACTCGTCTTCGCCTTTGTATTGGGCGAGGCCAAAATCGACGACTTTGACAATCCCCGACGATGACACGATCAGGTTGCCCGGCTTCACATCGCGATGCACAAATCCCCGCTCATGAGCGTGATGCAATCCCAAAGCCGCTTGTTGGACGAGATCACAAGCTTGTTGCCAGGGCAACTGGCGACGGATCACGGTGAGTTCGTAGAGGTTCGGACCGGGAACAAATTCGGTCACCAGATAAGACGTCTTGTTCCGCATCTGTTGGATCGTATCGTATTCGATCCCGCGCATCAGATTGGGATGCTTGAGCGTCATCACTGCAAAAGCTTCCAAGCGAAAGCGTTCGATCATCCGCACCGATTCACGCAGCTCACTGCGGAGGATCTTGATCGCTACCGGAGTGTCAGATCCCGCCTGACGAGCCAGGTAGATCTCCCCCATCCCACCGGCGCTAACGGGTTCGAAGATTCGATAGTTGCCGATCACCAACCCACGCCAGCGGCCATGCAACAGATACTTGGCCTGGAAGGGTGTCAGCAGTTGAGCATTCAAGAACTCGCGAGCGATCGTGGAATCCTCCGCATCGCCCAAGCCACGCCGCTGCACAAACGGATCGATCTCCTCGTCTGCGAGCAACTGGCTGCGTCGCAACGTATCGAGGAATCGGCCTTTGGCAATCTCGCGCGTACTCATGGAACTCCTAATCATGCCCCACCCTCCACTATATCCAAATGGCAGGGATGACAATCACAGCGGCACGCCTTTATCGGGAAGTTAAACCGCGGCCGATGCCCTCCCTAGCCTCACGTCGCCTTCAATCGATGCGATCGCGCCTTGCCGCCCCCCAATGAATAACACCTACCACACAGCCCCAGCCGTGGTATTCAGGCGGGTGGCCCCTAGCAAAAATGGCACGCTTCAAGAAAGGAACCGCGTCCTGGGGCACTGAAACGCCCAAACGCCGGATAATTTAACGGGGGCGATTGGCGAACGTCACTTGGCTCGGGTGCCCCACTTGAGACCAGACGCTTCCACAATTCCGCTGCGTGCTCGCAAGACCGTCATGCTTGCAAGCATGCCCCGCATCGACAGCCCCCAAAGACTCCTAGCACGCGGTTTCGTTGAACGAACACCGCGCGGCAATCGTACTCACTGCAAACGTGTTAACCATCGCGATGAAAACGCGCTTTCGCAGGAGCAAAACCGTTCGCTACGCGCCGGATCCGGAGATGCTTTTAGCGCGGTCGAAATTGAGGCGGCGAGGAAAGCACACCGCTGTTGCCAGGGAAGCTGCTGTTCGGTGGCAGCGAAGATGGATTCGAACGGTTGTTTCCACCGGTGCTACTGGTGCTTGAATTGGTTTGGACGTTGTTCGACTCGGTCAGGTACCAGCGTTTGCCATTGAGCCCTGCGATCGAACTCCATTGCAGGTTGGGAACCAGCAGGATCGAAGCGATGCTGGGGCCGTTGACCTGAGCCGCTCCCCATTCGGTATCGATCGTCAATCGTTTGACGTCGGTTGCGCCGGTCACCGAATCGCCATTAAGCATCACGATCGTGGTCGAAGTATCCTCTTGCGACGCGAAACGAATCCCAGCAACTTCCGACAGCGGGATCATCAATTCGCCAAAGCCCGTCTTCATCTGGATTTCGGTTGTATCGGTCAGCGTGCCGCGGATCACGCTTTGATTGGCCAGCGTGATCGTAACGCTCAACGGTCGCGACGCCATGCTGCCCGACGGCTTGGTGGCGG
Above is a genomic segment from Rosistilla ulvae containing:
- a CDS encoding serine/threonine-protein kinase; translation: MSTREIAKGRFLDTLRRSQLLADEEIDPFVQRRGLGDAEDSTIAREFLNAQLLTPFQAKYLLHGRWRGLVIGNYRIFEPVSAGGMGEIYLARQAGSDTPVAIKILRSELRESVRMIERFRLEAFAVMTLKHPNLMRGIEYDTIQQMRNKTSYLVTEFVPGPNLYELTVIRRQLPWQQACDLVQQAALGLHHAHERGFVHRDVKPGNLIVSSSGIVKVVDFGLAQYKGEDESFGFSMRKRRGTERFAAPEQSVSDYPIDPRTDIYSLGCTFFLALCGRPPSDESPDLYPSSKTAIARLLDRRDDLPVELLPIIKRMLRRKPEQRYATAAEVARVLEPFSKRLAVDINYPALLRAREKSRRSEASWNTDAKVAATTEETEPQQSVEAKRDAVLNAFVGDASEPRQGNEVAGDGIDRFAEIYRRHRQHVDRLSERIDALEQSLRESRATESELRTQLGAKEIEKQQVIAENREIVDLMRHETLAANDAQHAQQTQWQQQRIEQLEQTLQTTSQQLQDLQVRFEQESARRDREHARAMDDLNGQLASTRELFQRERAKRQRTASFLQQLRSQTKQLREELQQTQQQRSQTQAAAETERQIRKRAETLLGNCTERLNEVVRRANALSTQVTSMFSQLSSHQAEENFFESYEKACESETESPHRAHELLDELLSDAAAFQGLPNHYSDEE